A stretch of DNA from Cerasicoccus sp. TK19100:
TGTCCAGGCTAAAGCCGCCGCCATCAATCACCAAAGGCGATCCGTCCTTGGTCAGCGTAAACAAATTCGTGGCCGAGGTTCCGTCATAGATCAAATCTTGCGTGAACTGAATCGTGTATTGGCCGTTGTCCGGCGGCTGCCCGCCGGCATTGTTCACGGCGTTGACCAATTGGGCGTAGGTGGAAACGTTGACCGTGGTATCGGCCCAAACGGGCGCAAGGGAGGCCGCCCCCAGCATGGCGGCACAGGTGAAGCGCGGAATGCGTATCATAGTGGCAAATATAGTGTTATTACATCATAACAGAATAGAGGCAAGTGCCAGTATTCCAAAGACATGAGATGAGCGAATCAATTCATTTTTTATTCCAATCCATCCTCAACAACGTGATTTTATCCGCATTTGCGCAAAATGAGGCGTCCAATTACCGCCATCATCGGATCCGTGACTTTCCGTGTTCTTTGACTTGAAAAAGAGCGCTATCTGTATTGTAAGATTGTCAGACGATCCGACAATTTTCCAACGACCTACATTTCATGTCTTATTTGAGCGACAATCCACGCGAATCCGCCCGCCACTACATCCCCGCCGGGGACGCCGACACCAGCGCCATGCTGGAGAAAATCGGCCTGAAAACACTCCGCGACCTCTATAACCACATACCCGCCGAGGCCTTTCAGGACGGCGAACTCGCGCTGCCGGACGAGCTGGGCTACGCCGAAACGCAGACCAAAATGCAGGGCCTGGCGGACAAGAATACCATCCGCGCCAACTTCATCGGTGACGGCCTGCCGGACTACTCCGTGGACCCCATCGCGCCCTATGTTTGCACGATTCGCAATCTCGCCACGGCCTACACCCCCTACCAGCCAGAGCGCAGCCAAGGCACGCTCATCACGCACTGGATCTACCAATGCGCCCTCACCTCGCTGACCGGATTTGAGGCAATAAATTCCTCCCTTTACGACCGCGCCACGGCGCTCTTTGAGGCCATTTGCTGCTCCCTGCGCATCGCGCGCAAGGCGGACACCGTCCTCGTCGCGGGCAACCTCTACCCGGGCGACATCGAGGTGCTCGAAACGCTCCTGCCGGAGACGGACATCAAGGTCGACTACATCGCGCCCAACCCTGCCACCGGCCTGCTCGATGCCGACATGGTCCGCTCGCGCGCTGAGGCTTTGGGCAGCTCTCTGGCCGCCGTCGCGTTCCCACAGGTCAACAACCTCGGCCTGCTGGAAGACGTCGATGCGCTGACCGACGCCATCCAGGCCGCGGGCGCGCTGGCGATTGCCGTGATTGACCCGATTTTGCTCGCCGACGGCGGGCTCAAGCCACCCAGCCAATACGGCCAAAAGGGCGCAGACATCCTCGTGGGCGAAGCGCAGCACCTCGCCATCGGCCCCAACTTCGGCGGGCCGGGCCTCGGCTTGTTTGGCGTGCGCCACAACGACGAAGTTAAAAACCACGTCCGCTCGACGCCAGGTCGCTTCGTTGGCCAGGCTAAGGACGAGGCCGGCCGAGACTGTTGCGTAATGGTCATGTCCACCCGTGAGCAGCACATCCGCAAGGACAAGGCCACGTCGAACATTTGCTCAAACCAGGCGTTTATTTCAACCATCGCCGGTGCCTCGCTGATTGCGCGTGGTGACGCCGGTCTTGGTGCCATGCTGGCCAAGAGCCGCGAGCTGGCCGCGAAGTTTGTCGCCTCCTGCAGCGCGCAGTTGGCCTTCCCGAACGCGAGCTGCCTGAACGAGGTAACCATCGTCGTGAACAACGCCGAAGCCTTCATTGAAAAGGGCCGCGAGTCCGGTCTCTGGGCCGGTGTCAACGTAAGCAGCCGCATCAACGACGGCCGCCAGTTGGTCAAGCTGAGCTTCACCGACCGCCAGAGCGATGAGGATGTCGCCAAGCTGGCCGCGCTGGTCGGCGGCGAGTCCGACTCCGCCATTCCCGAGGTCCCCGCCGCGCTCCTGCGCACCGAGGCACCCGGCATCCCGGCCTTTTCCCAGGAGCAATTGCAGGGTTATTATCAACAACTCGGCGAGTTAAACGTCTCTCCGGATGACGCCTGCTATCCGCTCGGCTCCTGCACGATGAAATACAACCCCGCGCTCAACGAGTGGGCCGCCGGGCTGACCGGCTTTACCGACGCCCACCCGCAGGCCCCACACGCCGACATGCAGGGCTGCCTCGAAGTGCTTTACGATGTGCAGGAGTGGTTCAAGGCCATCACCGGCCTCCCCGCCGTGACCACGCAACCGGTCGCGGGCGCCCAGGGTGAGCTCGTCGGCCTGAAGCTTTTCCAGGCCTACCACCGCCACGCTGGCGAGGAGCACCGCGACGTGGTGCTGATCCCCCGCAGCGCCCACGGCACGAATTTCGCCACGGCATCCATGGCCGGCCTGGCCACGGGCAAGATCGACGGCAAGATGCGCGGTATCGTCCTGCTCGAAGACGGCGAAGACGGCCGCATCGACATGGAAGATTTCGACAAGAAACTCGCCGAATATGGCGACCGCCTTTGCGGGGTGATGATCACCAACCCCAACACCTGCGGCCTGTTCGAGACCGACTTTAAACTCGTCGCCGACAAGGTGCACGCGGCCGGTGGCCTCGTCTACATGGACGGTGCCAACATGAACGCCATCGCCGGCTGGCTCGACCTCGACAAGCTCGGCGTCGACGCCGTCCACAACAACCTACACAAAACCTGGACCATTCCACATGGTGGTGGTGGCCCGGGCGACGCCATGGTGGCCGTCTCCTCCCGCCTGATCGACTTCCTGCCCGGCTATCAGATCGAAAAGCAAGGCGAGCAATTCGTCCCGGTTAAGCCTAAGCACAGCATCGGCTCATTCCACCGCCATTGGGGCAATTTCGCGCATAAAATCCGCGCCTACACTTACCTGCTGCGCCTCGGCAAAGACGGTGTCCGCCGCATGTCCGCGATGTCCGTTCTGGCCTCGCGCTACCTGCTCAGCCGTCTGCGCGAGCGCTACCCGACGCTGCCCGCCGGTGCCCCCAACGCCCCGCGCATGCACGAGTTCATCCTCACCCTGAGCGAAGACGACTTCAAGCGCCTCGAAGCCGCCGGCGTGCCCCGCGCCCTGGCGATCACCCGCGTGGGCAAGCTCTTCCTCGACTTCGGGTTCCACGCGCCGACCGTCGCCTGGCCCGAGCAGTTTGGCCTGATGATCGAACCTACGGAAAGCTACACGCAGGCCGAGCTCGACCGCTTTGCCGACGCCGTGATCCGCATCAAGGACGTCATCGAGCAGCACCCGGACGCGCTCAACACCGCGCCGCGCTTCACGCCGGTGGACCGCGTGGACGAAGTCTCCGCCAACCGCCAACTAACGCTCTCCGCCCCGCTGACCGGCCTCCCCAGTCTGCACGAAAACCGCCTTTCCCCGCGCGTCATCGCCGAGATGCCGGTGGACGAGATTTTCGAGCGCGTCACCGGCTGCTGCGTGACGGCCTAGCGGCACACGATCAGGTCTCTAAAATTAAGTGGAAAATCAAAACGGATGTAGTAATATGCATTCGTAATGATTTTTCGCTGTACTCTTTTTCTATTGGCTGCACTCACCCTCAGTGCGGCCAACGAAATACTCATTCAAGATTTTGATATCGCGCTTGAAGGCGGCGAAGATCAGGAAGTAATCGTCCTCTTCACCGGGCCCAACGGGACACCACACGACATCGCGCGAATACTGCCTGGCCCCTGGTCGATCGATCTAGCTGACCTTCCGCCGGATTATTACACAGTGACGCTTTACAGCGAGGGATATGCAGAGACAGATATGAGGCTCAAGTATACCGACGATGGCTTCGTTGTCACCAGCACCTTTCCCAACAACACGGTAACGCTTTATCGCAAGCGCTATGTCACACTGGAAATCATTCGCAACACCAAGCGAGGCCGCGAACTCACCGGCCCTGATGTTGAGCGCAGCATTAAAACGTACACTTACCGCTCAA
This window harbors:
- the gcvPB gene encoding aminomethyl-transferring glycine dehydrogenase subunit GcvPB: MSYLSDNPRESARHYIPAGDADTSAMLEKIGLKTLRDLYNHIPAEAFQDGELALPDELGYAETQTKMQGLADKNTIRANFIGDGLPDYSVDPIAPYVCTIRNLATAYTPYQPERSQGTLITHWIYQCALTSLTGFEAINSSLYDRATALFEAICCSLRIARKADTVLVAGNLYPGDIEVLETLLPETDIKVDYIAPNPATGLLDADMVRSRAEALGSSLAAVAFPQVNNLGLLEDVDALTDAIQAAGALAIAVIDPILLADGGLKPPSQYGQKGADILVGEAQHLAIGPNFGGPGLGLFGVRHNDEVKNHVRSTPGRFVGQAKDEAGRDCCVMVMSTREQHIRKDKATSNICSNQAFISTIAGASLIARGDAGLGAMLAKSRELAAKFVASCSAQLAFPNASCLNEVTIVVNNAEAFIEKGRESGLWAGVNVSSRINDGRQLVKLSFTDRQSDEDVAKLAALVGGESDSAIPEVPAALLRTEAPGIPAFSQEQLQGYYQQLGELNVSPDDACYPLGSCTMKYNPALNEWAAGLTGFTDAHPQAPHADMQGCLEVLYDVQEWFKAITGLPAVTTQPVAGAQGELVGLKLFQAYHRHAGEEHRDVVLIPRSAHGTNFATASMAGLATGKIDGKMRGIVLLEDGEDGRIDMEDFDKKLAEYGDRLCGVMITNPNTCGLFETDFKLVADKVHAAGGLVYMDGANMNAIAGWLDLDKLGVDAVHNNLHKTWTIPHGGGGPGDAMVAVSSRLIDFLPGYQIEKQGEQFVPVKPKHSIGSFHRHWGNFAHKIRAYTYLLRLGKDGVRRMSAMSVLASRYLLSRLRERYPTLPAGAPNAPRMHEFILTLSEDDFKRLEAAGVPRALAITRVGKLFLDFGFHAPTVAWPEQFGLMIEPTESYTQAELDRFADAVIRIKDVIEQHPDALNTAPRFTPVDRVDEVSANRQLTLSAPLTGLPSLHENRLSPRVIAEMPVDEIFERVTGCCVTA